A genomic window from Pseudocitrobacter corydidari includes:
- the bcsA gene encoding UDP-forming cellulose synthase catalytic subunit, translating to MISLSAWLFAPEAYARLHARYQGYRRAGASCFSASLGCFWVALVWAFIPLEQANWQRLIARQDELYPHIDAQRPRPLDPLRYLLQSVWLLATKRPEPAKRPGWRSLAAVQGVMGRYHQWVEAIPAKVNARTGHLDSHKELAHINPKIRRIVLGVVVTLSLALALICITQPFNPLSQFIFLMLLWGVALLVRRIPGRFSALMLIVLSLTVSCRYIWWRYTSTLNWNDPVSLVCGLILLFAETYAWIVLVLGYFQVVWPLNRQPVPLPKDMNQWPTVDIFVPTYNEDLNVVKNTVYASLGIDWPKDKVSIWILDDGNRPEFRQFAKDVGVEYVARSTHEHAKAGNINNALKLAKGEFVSIFDCDHVPTRSFLQMTMGWFLKDKKLAMMQTPHHFFSPDPFERNLGRFRKTPNEGTLFYGLVQDGNDMWDATFFCGSCAVIRRKPLDEIGGIAVETVTEDAHTSLRLHRRGYTSAYMRLPQAAGLATESLSAHIGQRIRWARGMVQIFRLDNPLTGKGLKFAQRLCYVNAMFHFLSGVPRLIFLTAPLAFLLLHAYIIYAPALMIALFVLPHMIHASLTNSKIQGKYRHSFWSEIYETVLAWYIAPPTLVALINPHKGKFNVTAKGGLVKEEYVDWVISRPYIYLVLINLVGVAFGIWRYMYGPEDEILTVWVSLVWVFYNLIILGGAVAVSVESKQVRRSHRVEIKMPGAIAREDGHLFSCTVHDFSDGGVGIKINGDAQVLEEQKVNLLLKRGQQEYVFPTQVVRVFGNEVGLKLLPMTTRQHIDFVQCTFARADTWALWQDSYPEDKPLESLLDILKLGFRGYRHLAEFAPPFAKVIFRTLTSLVAWVASFVPRRPEREAVQPHSQPVMAQQ from the coding sequence ATGATAAGCCTGAGCGCCTGGCTGTTTGCGCCGGAAGCCTATGCGCGCCTGCATGCGCGCTATCAGGGCTATCGTCGCGCGGGCGCATCCTGTTTTAGCGCGTCGCTGGGCTGCTTTTGGGTGGCGCTGGTGTGGGCGTTTATTCCGCTTGAACAGGCGAACTGGCAGCGGCTGATTGCCCGCCAGGATGAGCTTTATCCCCATATTGACGCCCAGCGTCCGCGCCCGCTCGACCCGCTACGCTATCTGCTGCAAAGCGTATGGCTGCTGGCGACGAAGCGGCCTGAGCCGGCTAAGCGTCCAGGCTGGCGCTCGCTGGCGGCGGTGCAGGGCGTGATGGGGCGCTATCATCAGTGGGTGGAGGCGATTCCGGCGAAGGTCAATGCGCGAACCGGACACCTCGATAGCCATAAAGAGCTGGCGCACATCAACCCGAAAATCCGCCGTATTGTGCTGGGCGTGGTGGTGACGCTGTCGCTCGCGCTGGCGCTGATTTGTATCACCCAGCCCTTTAACCCACTCTCTCAGTTCATCTTCCTGATGCTACTGTGGGGCGTGGCGCTGCTGGTCAGGCGCATTCCTGGGCGCTTCTCGGCGCTGATGCTGATTGTGCTGTCGCTTACCGTTTCCTGCCGCTATATCTGGTGGCGCTATACTTCGACGCTTAACTGGAACGATCCGGTGAGTCTGGTGTGCGGCCTCATTCTGCTGTTCGCTGAAACCTACGCGTGGATTGTGCTGGTGCTGGGTTATTTCCAGGTTGTCTGGCCGCTCAACCGCCAGCCTGTTCCGCTGCCAAAAGACATGAACCAGTGGCCGACGGTCGACATTTTTGTCCCGACCTACAACGAAGACCTCAACGTGGTGAAGAACACGGTCTACGCGTCGCTGGGTATCGACTGGCCGAAGGATAAAGTGTCAATCTGGATACTGGATGACGGTAATCGTCCTGAGTTTCGTCAGTTTGCGAAAGACGTCGGCGTCGAGTACGTCGCGCGTAGTACCCATGAGCATGCGAAAGCCGGGAACATCAACAATGCGCTGAAGCTGGCGAAAGGCGAATTCGTGTCGATTTTCGACTGCGACCACGTGCCTACCCGCTCGTTCCTGCAAATGACCATGGGCTGGTTCCTGAAGGACAAAAAGCTGGCGATGATGCAGACGCCGCACCACTTCTTCTCGCCCGATCCGTTTGAACGCAACCTGGGCCGCTTCCGTAAAACGCCGAACGAAGGCACGCTGTTCTACGGCCTGGTGCAGGACGGTAACGACATGTGGGATGCGACCTTCTTCTGCGGTTCCTGCGCCGTTATTCGCCGTAAACCGCTGGATGAAATTGGCGGCATTGCCGTTGAAACGGTGACGGAAGATGCGCACACCTCGCTGCGTTTGCACCGTCGCGGCTATACCTCTGCGTATATGCGCCTTCCGCAGGCGGCGGGGCTGGCGACGGAGAGTTTATCCGCGCATATCGGCCAGCGTATTCGCTGGGCGCGCGGGATGGTACAAATCTTCCGTCTCGATAACCCGCTTACCGGCAAAGGGTTGAAGTTCGCGCAGCGGCTCTGTTACGTCAACGCCATGTTCCACTTCTTGTCCGGCGTGCCGAGGCTTATCTTCCTGACTGCGCCGCTCGCTTTCCTGTTGCTGCACGCTTACATCATTTACGCCCCGGCGCTGATGATTGCGCTGTTTGTCCTGCCGCACATGATCCACGCCAGCCTGACCAACTCGAAGATTCAGGGCAAATACCGCCACTCCTTCTGGAGCGAAATCTACGAGACGGTACTGGCGTGGTATATCGCACCGCCAACCCTGGTGGCGTTGATTAACCCACACAAAGGCAAATTCAACGTTACGGCGAAAGGCGGGCTGGTGAAAGAGGAGTATGTCGACTGGGTGATTTCCCGGCCTTACATCTATCTTGTTCTGATAAACCTGGTGGGCGTGGCGTTCGGTATCTGGCGCTATATGTACGGCCCGGAGGATGAAATTCTCACGGTCTGGGTCAGCCTGGTGTGGGTCTTCTACAACCTGATTATCCTTGGTGGCGCGGTGGCCGTGTCGGTTGAAAGCAAACAGGTTCGCCGCTCGCATCGCGTGGAGATCAAAATGCCTGGCGCGATTGCCCGCGAAGACGGTCATCTCTTCTCCTGTACGGTGCATGACTTCTCCGACGGCGGGGTGGGGATCAAAATTAACGGCGACGCGCAGGTGCTGGAAGAGCAGAAAGTGAATCTGCTGCTCAAACGCGGCCAGCAGGAGTACGTCTTCCCGACGCAGGTGGTGCGCGTGTTTGGCAACGAAGTTGGCCTGAAACTGCTGCCGATGACGACCCGTCAGCATATCGATTTTGTTCAATGTACCTTCGCGCGCGCCGATACCTGGGCGCTCTGGCAGGACAGCTATCCGGAAGATAAACCGCTGGAAAGCCTGCTGGATATTCTCAAGCTCGGCTTCCGGGGCTATCGCCATCTGGCGGAATTCGCTCCACCGTTTGCAAAAGTAATTTTCCGTACGCTCACTTCGCTGGTGGCCTGGGTGGCTTCTTTTGTCCCGCGTCGCCCTGAGCGTGAAGCTGTGCAGCCGCACTCACAGCCGGTTATGGCTCAACAATAA
- the bcsB gene encoding cellulose biosynthesis cyclic di-GMP-binding regulatory protein BcsB produces MKRKLSWICAVAMGMGSLLPATTWSEPTTATPVMPPAQESATTPAAAPSDASPVVVESVPSRDVKLTFAQIAPPPGSMVLRGANPNGSIEFGMRSDEVVSKALLNLTYTPSPSLQPVLSQLKVYLNEELMDVLPVTKEQLGKKVSAQIPIDPLYITDFNRVRLEFVGHYRDVCENPANTTVWLDVGRNSSLDLTYQALNVRNDLSHFPVPFFDSRDNRPLTLPIVFAATPDLPQQQAAGIVASWFGSRAGWRGQTFPVSYNTLPDRNAIVFATNDKRPDFLRDHPAVKAPTIEMINHPNDPYVKLLVIMGRDDKDLLMAAKGIAQGNILFRGDSVVVDDVKPLLARVPYDAPNWVRTDRAVTFGELKTYEQQLQSTGLEPASINVALNLPPDLYLLRSNGIDMDLKYRFTMPAVKDSSRMDISLNDQFLQSFNLNSTQEVSSLLLRLPVLQGLVDGKNEVTIPALRLGAMNQLRFDFQYMNPMPGGSIDNCITFQPVQNHVVIGDDSTIDFSNYYHFLAMPDLRAFANAGFPFSRMADLSDTTVVMPKNPTVEQVTTLLNTVGEMGAQTGFPAMNVTLADEGSDIQGKDTDLLLIGSIPEKLKNDKQIDLLVEATKSWVKTPLRHHELPSIYLDENERKPNVQTDVTSSGPMAAIVGFQSPYNDQRSVVALLADSPRGYELLNGALNDSGKRAAMFGSVSVIRESGVSSLRVGDVYYVGHLPWFERLWFALSNHPILLALFAAISIVLLAWVLWRLLRIISRRRLDPEDE; encoded by the coding sequence ATGAAAAGAAAACTCTCCTGGATTTGTGCAGTGGCGATGGGAATGGGCAGCCTGCTGCCTGCGACAACCTGGTCTGAACCGACGACCGCAACGCCGGTAATGCCGCCTGCTCAGGAGAGCGCGACGACGCCTGCTGCTGCGCCGTCCGATGCCTCGCCGGTGGTGGTGGAAAGCGTGCCATCGCGCGATGTTAAACTCACCTTCGCGCAAATTGCGCCGCCGCCGGGCAGCATGGTGCTGCGCGGTGCGAATCCTAATGGCTCCATTGAATTTGGTATGCGCAGCGACGAAGTGGTGTCGAAAGCGCTGCTGAATCTCACCTATACGCCATCGCCGTCGCTACAGCCGGTGCTGTCGCAGCTGAAGGTGTACCTGAACGAAGAATTGATGGACGTGCTGCCGGTCACCAAAGAACAACTGGGGAAAAAGGTCAGCGCGCAAATTCCTATCGACCCGCTCTATATCACCGACTTTAACCGCGTGCGTCTGGAGTTTGTCGGCCACTATCGCGACGTCTGTGAAAACCCGGCTAACACCACCGTCTGGCTGGATGTAGGCCGCAACAGTTCGCTGGATTTAACCTATCAGGCGCTGAACGTGCGTAACGATCTGTCGCACTTCCCGGTTCCGTTCTTCGATTCCCGCGATAACCGACCGCTCACGCTGCCGATCGTCTTCGCGGCGACGCCGGATCTGCCACAGCAGCAGGCGGCGGGCATTGTCGCCTCGTGGTTTGGTTCGCGTGCGGGCTGGCGTGGGCAGACTTTCCCGGTGAGCTACAACACGCTGCCGGATAGAAACGCCATTGTGTTTGCCACCAATGACAAGCGCCCTGATTTCCTGCGCGATCATCCGGCGGTAAAAGCTCCGACGATCGAAATGATCAACCATCCGAACGATCCTTACGTCAAGCTGCTGGTGATCATGGGCCGCGACGATAAAGATCTGTTGATGGCCGCGAAAGGCATTGCTCAGGGCAATATCTTGTTCCGTGGCGACAGCGTGGTGGTGGACGATGTGAAACCGCTGCTGGCACGCGTGCCGTACGATGCGCCGAACTGGGTGCGTACCGACCGCGCGGTTACTTTTGGTGAGCTGAAAACTTACGAGCAACAGCTGCAATCCACCGGGCTGGAACCGGCGTCCATTAACGTGGCGCTGAATCTGCCGCCGGATCTCTACCTGCTGCGCAGCAACGGTATCGATATGGACCTCAAATATCGCTTTACCATGCCGGCGGTGAAAGACAGTTCGCGAATGGATATCAGCCTGAACGATCAGTTCTTACAGTCCTTTAACCTCAACAGCACCCAGGAAGTGAGCAGCTTGCTGCTGCGCCTGCCGGTATTGCAGGGGCTGGTTGATGGTAAAAACGAAGTGACTATTCCGGCGCTGCGTCTGGGCGCGATGAACCAGCTGCGCTTCGACTTCCAGTATATGAACCCGATGCCGGGCGGCTCGATTGATAACTGTATTACCTTCCAGCCGGTGCAGAACCATGTGGTGATTGGCGACGACTCGACGATCGACTTCTCGAACTACTATCACTTCCTGGCGATGCCGGACCTGCGCGCGTTTGCCAACGCGGGCTTCCCGTTCAGCCGCATGGCGGATCTCTCTGACACCACCGTGGTGATGCCGAAAAATCCGACCGTTGAACAGGTGACCACGCTGCTGAATACCGTCGGCGAGATGGGCGCACAGACCGGCTTCCCGGCGATGAACGTGACCCTGGCCGATGAAGGCAGCGACATTCAGGGCAAAGATACCGACCTGCTGCTGATTGGTTCCATCCCGGAAAAACTGAAAAACGACAAGCAGATTGACCTGTTGGTTGAGGCCACGAAGAGCTGGGTGAAAACGCCGCTGCGTCATCATGAGCTGCCGAGCATCTATCTTGATGAAAACGAACGTAAACCGAACGTGCAGACGGACGTCACCTCATCCGGCCCGATGGCGGCAATCGTCGGCTTCCAGTCGCCGTATAACGATCAGCGCAGCGTGGTTGCACTGCTGGCGGACAGCCCGCGTGGTTATGAACTGTTGAACGGCGCGCTGAACGACAGCGGCAAGCGTGCGGCGATGTTTGGTTCAGTTTCGGTGATTCGTGAATCGGGCGTGAGCAGCCTGCGCGTGGGCGATGTGTACTACGTCGGTCACCTGCCATGGTTCGAGCGCCTGTGGTTTGCCCTCTCTAACCATCCGATTCTGCTGGCGCTGTTTGCTGCTATCAGCATCGTATTGCTGGCGTGGGTGCTGTGGCGACTGCTGCGCATTATCAGCCGCCGTCGACTGGATCCTGAAGACGAGTAA
- the bcsZ gene encoding cellulose synthase complex periplasmic endoglucanase BcsZ: protein MKSVRWIVLLLALGTMVQAQAACNWPAWDQFKKDYVSAEGRVIDPSDARKITTSEGQSYALFFALAANDRETFGKLFDWTQNNLAQGDLKSTLPAWLWGKKDDNAWTVLDTNSASDSDVWIAWSLLEAGRLWKNANYTETGKALLSRIAREEVVNVPGLGSMLLPGKIGFAEANSWRFNPSYLPPQLASYFTRFGAPWTTLRETNQRLLMETAAKGYSPDWVNYEKGKGWQKQSKTPLVGSYDAIRVYLWVGMMHNSDPQKARLLTRFNAMAAQTAREGVPPEKVDTLTGKVTGNGPVGFSASLLPFLQDRDAQAVQRQRVADNFPGADAYYSYVLTLFGQGWDQHRFRFSARGELLPDWGQECASSH, encoded by the coding sequence ATGAAAAGCGTACGCTGGATAGTTTTGCTGTTAGCGCTGGGCACGATGGTACAGGCCCAGGCGGCCTGTAACTGGCCTGCCTGGGATCAGTTCAAAAAAGACTATGTCAGTGCCGAAGGGCGCGTTATTGACCCGAGCGATGCGCGCAAAATTACCACCTCCGAAGGGCAGAGCTACGCATTGTTCTTCGCGCTGGCGGCCAACGACCGCGAAACGTTCGGCAAACTGTTCGACTGGACGCAGAACAACCTGGCGCAGGGTGACCTGAAAAGCACGCTGCCTGCCTGGCTGTGGGGCAAGAAAGACGACAACGCCTGGACGGTGCTGGATACCAACTCCGCATCCGATTCTGACGTCTGGATTGCCTGGTCGCTGCTGGAGGCGGGCCGCCTGTGGAAGAATGCGAACTATACCGAAACCGGGAAAGCGCTGCTCTCGCGCATTGCCCGGGAAGAGGTGGTCAACGTGCCGGGGTTAGGCTCAATGCTGTTGCCGGGCAAAATTGGCTTTGCCGAAGCCAACAGCTGGCGCTTTAACCCAAGCTACCTGCCGCCGCAGCTGGCGAGCTACTTCACCCGCTTTGGTGCACCGTGGACGACGCTGCGCGAAACCAACCAGCGCCTGCTGATGGAAACCGCTGCTAAAGGTTACTCGCCGGATTGGGTGAACTACGAGAAAGGCAAGGGCTGGCAGAAGCAGAGTAAAACGCCGCTGGTGGGCAGCTATGACGCCATCCGCGTCTATTTGTGGGTGGGCATGATGCACAACAGCGACCCGCAAAAAGCCCGTCTGTTAACCCGATTTAACGCGATGGCGGCGCAGACCGCCCGCGAAGGCGTTCCGCCGGAAAAAGTCGACACCCTCACCGGCAAAGTCACCGGCAATGGCCCGGTGGGCTTCTCCGCCTCGCTGCTGCCGTTCCTGCAGGACCGCGATGCGCAGGCCGTTCAGCGCCAGCGCGTAGCCGACAATTTCCCTGGCGCAGACGCCTATTACAGCTATGTCCTGACCCTCTTTGGCCAGGGCTGGGACCAACACCGTTTTCGCTTCAGCGCCCGCGGTGAATTACTACCTGACTGGGGCCAGGAATGCGCAAGTTCACACTAA
- the bcsC gene encoding cellulose synthase complex outer membrane protein BcsC: MRKFTLSLLTLSLGITLIPASYAAPSAQEQLLNQVRLGESSKREDIVQQSLYRLELIDPNNPQVLAARLRYMLRQGDTAGAQKQLERIKTLAPNSTEYNASRTEILLNSAEGRQALQQARLLATTGHADEAIAAYEKAFNGPPPDGDYAVEYWATALKIPARHNNALVRLQALNKQMPGNVTLQSTLARTLLADNRRDDAFAVLEQMAKSSNGRNEAGDVWFNAIKDQPPSQASVQSLQRFLQIFTTGEQADNARGLLAEQQKTLSDPTVRAKSEAAAALASGNTASAISDLQRAVATNNKDADAIGTLGEAYSQKGDRARAVAQLQKAIALDPQNSSRSKWDSLLKTNRYWLLIQQGDAALKANNPAQAQTYYQQAQRVDNSDSYAILGLGDVAAARKDYPTAEGYYKQTLRMDRDNNLAVRGLANVYRAQSPEKATAYIQSLPAAQRRSIDDIERGLTNDRLEQQAETLESQGQWAQAAEVQRQRLALNPDSVWITYRLAKDLDSAGKRGEADSLMRNLAQKQAKDPDQVYAYSLYLSSTERDAAAISHLGTLPRSQWNSNIQELSDRLQFAKTMQEANRLRDAGQEKQAIALLRKQPASTRITLTLADWAQQRGDAPQAIALYNEVLSKEPQNDDARLGLAELYLAQGDKAAARAQLAQLSTTGEAPSMGTQRRIALVQSGLGENEKARNTFNTLAQQAKSQPPSMDSALVLRDAARFQTQDGNPQQALETYKDTMVATGITPTRPQDNDTFTRLTRNDASDDWLKRGVRSDAADLYRQQDLNVTLEHDYWGSSGTGGYSDLKAHTTMLQVDAPLSDGRMFFRSDWVDMNVGSFSRKSDGSYAPDWGTCGIKDHACRGGASASDNGVSVAVGWKNDTWSGDIGTTPMGFNVVDVVGGLSYSSKAGPIGYTLEGHRRPISSSLLAFGGQQDNSKDGHTGKKWGGVRADGGVLSLSYDKGEANGVWASLGADQLTGKNVDDNWRVRWMTGYYYKVINENNRRVTVGLNNMIWHYQKDLSGYTLGQGGYYSPQEYVSFAVPVTWRQRTENWSWELGGSVSWSHSRTKSQASYPLMNLIPTDWRYNASQDSSSGGSSQGFGYTARALVERRVTSNWFVGAAVDIQEAKDYTPSHALLYVRYSAAGWQGDLDMPPQPLVPYADW, from the coding sequence ATGCGCAAGTTCACACTAAGTTTACTCACTCTCTCTTTAGGTATTACGCTGATTCCGGCGAGTTATGCCGCGCCTTCCGCGCAGGAACAACTGCTCAATCAGGTGCGACTGGGGGAATCCAGCAAGCGCGAAGATATCGTGCAGCAGTCGCTCTATCGCCTGGAGCTGATCGATCCAAATAACCCGCAGGTGCTGGCCGCGCGATTGCGCTACATGCTGCGTCAGGGCGATACCGCCGGGGCGCAGAAGCAGCTTGAGCGAATAAAAACTCTGGCACCCAACTCAACGGAATATAACGCTTCGCGCACGGAGATACTGCTGAATTCAGCGGAAGGTCGTCAGGCGCTGCAACAGGCGCGTCTGCTGGCGACCACCGGCCATGCCGATGAAGCCATTGCCGCCTACGAGAAAGCCTTTAACGGCCCGCCGCCGGACGGTGATTATGCGGTGGAGTACTGGGCGACGGCGTTGAAAATCCCGGCGCGCCACAATAATGCGTTGGTGCGCTTGCAGGCACTGAACAAGCAGATGCCGGGTAATGTCACCCTGCAATCCACCCTGGCGCGCACGCTGCTGGCGGATAATCGCCGTGATGACGCGTTTGCCGTTCTGGAACAGATGGCGAAATCGTCCAACGGGCGCAATGAAGCGGGCGATGTCTGGTTCAACGCCATTAAGGATCAGCCACCGAGTCAGGCGAGCGTGCAATCGCTTCAGCGTTTCCTGCAAATTTTCACCACCGGTGAGCAGGCGGATAACGCGCGTGGCTTGCTGGCGGAACAACAGAAAACCCTGTCTGACCCGACCGTTCGTGCGAAGAGCGAAGCCGCTGCCGCGCTGGCGTCCGGGAATACCGCCTCGGCGATTTCAGACCTACAACGTGCCGTTGCAACAAACAATAAAGATGCCGACGCCATCGGTACGCTCGGCGAAGCCTATTCGCAGAAAGGCGACCGCGCGCGTGCGGTCGCCCAGTTGCAAAAAGCGATTGCCCTCGACCCGCAAAACAGCAGCCGCAGCAAGTGGGATAGCCTGTTGAAGACCAACCGCTACTGGCTGCTGATTCAGCAGGGCGATGCGGCGTTAAAGGCAAACAATCCAGCGCAGGCGCAAACCTATTACCAGCAGGCGCAGCGGGTGGATAACAGCGACAGCTACGCGATTCTTGGACTGGGCGACGTCGCTGCCGCGCGTAAGGATTACCCGACGGCGGAAGGCTATTACAAACAGACACTGCGCATGGACCGGGATAATAATCTTGCGGTGCGCGGCCTGGCGAATGTCTATCGGGCGCAGTCTCCCGAGAAAGCGACCGCTTACATTCAATCGTTACCTGCGGCACAACGTCGCAGCATTGATGATATCGAGCGCGGTCTGACCAACGATCGCCTTGAACAGCAGGCCGAAACGCTTGAGAGCCAGGGCCAGTGGGCGCAGGCCGCCGAGGTTCAGCGTCAGCGTCTGGCGCTCAACCCGGACAGCGTGTGGATAACCTATCGTCTGGCGAAAGACCTCGACAGCGCGGGCAAGCGCGGTGAAGCCGACTCTCTGATGCGTAATCTGGCGCAGAAGCAGGCGAAAGACCCGGATCAGGTGTACGCCTACAGCCTGTATCTTTCCAGCACCGAACGTGATGCCGCCGCCATTTCCCATTTAGGCACACTGCCGCGCAGTCAGTGGAACAGCAACATTCAGGAACTCTCAGACCGCCTGCAATTTGCGAAGACGATGCAGGAGGCGAACCGACTGCGCGACGCCGGTCAGGAGAAACAGGCCATTGCGCTTCTGCGCAAACAACCGGCGTCTACGCGGATCACATTGACCCTCGCCGACTGGGCGCAGCAGCGCGGTGATGCGCCGCAGGCTATCGCGCTCTACAACGAGGTGCTGAGCAAAGAGCCGCAGAATGACGACGCGCGTCTGGGGCTGGCCGAGCTTTATTTAGCGCAGGGCGATAAAGCCGCCGCGCGTGCGCAACTGGCGCAGCTCTCCACCACGGGCGAAGCGCCGTCGATGGGTACGCAGCGGCGTATTGCGCTGGTGCAGTCCGGGCTCGGTGAAAACGAAAAAGCGCGTAATACCTTTAACACCCTGGCGCAGCAGGCGAAATCTCAGCCACCGTCAATGGACAGCGCGCTGGTGCTGCGCGATGCCGCACGTTTCCAGACGCAGGACGGCAATCCGCAGCAGGCGCTGGAAACCTATAAAGATACGATGGTCGCCACCGGGATCACGCCGACGCGACCGCAGGATAACGACACCTTCACCCGCCTGACGCGCAACGATGCCAGCGACGACTGGCTCAAGCGCGGCGTGCGCAGCGATGCGGCGGACCTGTATCGTCAGCAGGATCTCAACGTGACGCTGGAGCATGACTACTGGGGTTCCAGCGGCACGGGCGGTTATTCAGACCTTAAAGCGCATACCACTATGCTCCAGGTGGATGCGCCGCTCTCAGACGGACGAATGTTCTTCCGCTCCGATTGGGTGGACATGAACGTCGGCAGCTTCTCGCGTAAAAGCGACGGCAGCTACGCGCCGGACTGGGGGACCTGCGGCATTAAAGATCACGCCTGTCGCGGCGGCGCGAGCGCCAGCGATAACGGCGTCAGCGTGGCGGTGGGCTGGAAAAACGACACCTGGAGCGGCGACATTGGTACCACACCAATGGGCTTCAACGTGGTGGATGTGGTCGGCGGCCTGAGCTACAGCAGCAAAGCGGGCCCGATTGGTTACACCCTGGAAGGTCACCGTCGGCCAATCTCCAGTTCGCTGCTGGCCTTCGGCGGCCAGCAGGATAACAGCAAAGATGGTCACACCGGCAAGAAATGGGGCGGGGTTCGCGCCGACGGCGGCGTGCTCAGCCTGAGCTATGACAAAGGCGAGGCCAACGGCGTATGGGCGTCGCTGGGCGCGGACCAGTTGACCGGCAAGAACGTTGACGATAACTGGCGCGTGCGCTGGATGACCGGCTACTACTACAAGGTGATTAATGAAAATAATCGCCGGGTAACGGTCGGCCTGAACAACATGATTTGGCATTATCAGAAGGATCTGAGCGGCTATACCCTCGGCCAGGGTGGATACTACAGCCCGCAAGAGTATGTGTCGTTTGCCGTGCCGGTGACCTGGCGTCAGCGCACGGAGAACTGGTCGTGGGAGCTCGGCGGTTCGGTATCGTGGTCGCATTCACGCACCAAATCGCAGGCCAGCTATCCGCTGATGAATCTGATACCGACCGACTGGCGTTATAATGCCAGCCAGGACAGCAGCAGCGGTGGCAGCAGTCAGGGCTTCGGTTACACCGCGCGTGCGCTGGTCGAGCGCCGGGTGACGTCGAACTGGTTCGTTGGCGCGGCGGTGGATATTCAGGAAGCGAAGGATTACACCCCAAGCCATGCGCTGCTGTATGTGCGTTACTCGGCGGCAGGCTGGCAGGGCGATCTGGATATGCCGCCTCAGCCATTAGTCCCATACGCTGACTGGTGA